One Nocardia sp. BMG111209 DNA segment encodes these proteins:
- a CDS encoding ABC transporter substrate-binding protein, whose amino-acid sequence MGWGRRARRTSRRVWAVLAAGALAAGLLAGCAGKNQVPSIGYAVDALPASYNGGSTLGASGGAAALFPRVLTGFYYTGPDGQLIADTDYGTAKQVPGDSQTIQYRLNPDGVYSDGVPTSCDDMVLEWAARSGRFTRPGGAPMFDAASTAGYSDIERVDCQPGAKSATVTFRPERHFLAWQTLFTAADLMPAHVAAQAAGVPDVVKSVQSGDQAVLEKLAQFWNSGWELKQGAADPKVFPSSGPYRIESVSDTDGIVLVKNDRWWGNAARTPRIVLLPKNIDLRKKLADKAVAVVDVGADSVKDLSLSGFSAQQVPSRGAEQLVLSTSGLFASADARRGFALCVPRQSLYDKLGHPGFDVKSGLGAGPLNSRLVQPDSLYYPIVTGAADKYRNGDAAAAGQSRALGANPTVRIGYLAPDDRRAQTVAMIADACKAAGITVVDAGAPDFTPTELGDKVDAVLGGTAGAPGPSGSLTGVGATVSLHSGQGLNFGHYSNGRYDSLTDQLAADDFSADVLGADAEAENLLWTDMPSVPLFATPRTVAFGAGLVNGIVSPTKAGAGWNMDRWVLQR is encoded by the coding sequence ATGGGGTGGGGGCGGCGAGCGCGCCGTACGAGTCGCCGGGTGTGGGCGGTACTGGCGGCGGGCGCGCTCGCCGCCGGGCTGCTCGCCGGATGTGCCGGCAAGAATCAGGTGCCCTCCATCGGTTACGCGGTGGACGCGCTGCCCGCCAGCTACAACGGCGGCAGCACGCTGGGTGCGAGCGGCGGTGCGGCGGCGTTGTTCCCGCGCGTGCTGACCGGTTTCTACTACACGGGCCCGGACGGGCAGCTGATCGCCGACACCGACTACGGCACCGCCAAACAGGTGCCCGGCGATTCCCAGACCATCCAGTACCGGCTCAATCCGGACGGTGTCTACTCCGACGGTGTGCCGACCAGCTGTGACGACATGGTGCTGGAATGGGCCGCGCGCAGCGGCCGGTTCACCCGGCCCGGCGGCGCCCCGATGTTCGATGCCGCCAGCACCGCGGGCTATTCCGATATCGAGCGGGTGGACTGCCAGCCCGGCGCCAAGAGCGCGACGGTGACCTTCCGGCCCGAACGGCACTTCCTGGCCTGGCAGACGCTGTTCACCGCCGCCGATCTGATGCCCGCGCACGTGGCCGCCCAGGCGGCCGGGGTCCCGGATGTGGTGAAGTCCGTGCAGAGCGGCGATCAGGCGGTGCTCGAGAAGCTCGCCCAGTTCTGGAATTCGGGCTGGGAGCTGAAACAGGGCGCGGCCGATCCGAAGGTGTTCCCCTCCTCGGGCCCCTATCGGATCGAATCCGTCAGCGACACCGACGGCATCGTGCTGGTGAAGAACGACCGCTGGTGGGGTAATGCGGCCCGCACGCCGCGAATCGTGTTGCTGCCGAAGAACATCGATCTGCGCAAGAAGCTGGCCGACAAGGCGGTCGCGGTCGTCGACGTCGGCGCCGATTCGGTGAAAGACCTGAGCCTGAGCGGATTCTCGGCCCAGCAGGTGCCCAGCCGCGGCGCCGAGCAGCTGGTGCTGTCGACCAGCGGCCTGTTCGCCTCGGCCGACGCGCGGCGCGGATTCGCGCTGTGCGTGCCGCGACAGTCGTTGTACGACAAGCTCGGTCACCCGGGCTTCGACGTGAAATCCGGCCTCGGCGCCGGACCGCTCAATTCCCGTCTCGTGCAACCGGATTCGCTCTACTACCCGATCGTGACCGGTGCGGCCGACAAGTACCGCAACGGCGACGCGGCCGCCGCCGGCCAGTCCCGGGCGCTGGGCGCGAATCCGACCGTGCGCATCGGCTATCTGGCTCCCGACGACCGCCGCGCGCAGACGGTGGCGATGATCGCCGACGCCTGCAAGGCCGCGGGGATCACCGTGGTCGACGCGGGCGCACCGGATTTCACGCCGACCGAACTCGGCGACAAGGTGGACGCGGTCCTCGGCGGCACCGCGGGTGCGCCCGGTCCGTCCGGATCGCTGACGGGAGTGGGTGCCACGGTGTCGCTGCACAGTGGTCAGGGCCTCAATTTCGGCCATTACAGTAACGGCCGGTACGATTCGCTCACCGATCAGCTTGCGGCGGATGACTTTTCGGCGGACGTACTCGGTGCGGACGCCGAAGCCGAGAATCTGCTGTGGACCGACATGCCGTCGGTACCATTGTTCGCCACGCCACGCACCGTCGCCTTCGGTGCCGGCCTGGTGAACGGGATCGTGAGCCCCACCAAGGCCGGTGCGGGCTGGAACATGGACCGCTGGGTGTTGCAGCGGTGA
- the secF gene encoding protein translocase subunit SecF → MSNSTPVLDDAAVDEPIEEGPHHGFFERLYTGTGGFRIVSRRRFYYALAAALLAISLLSIGLRWFTLGIDFVGGTRIQMPTNGTVTTSQVEDVYAQAIGHKPVATQRVGAGSAAAIEIRSDTLTGDQPQKVQDALFSAFHPKDGSGTVSRNTISIAEISSTWGGEVTRKALIALVVFVLLTMIYISIRFERDMAFASIASLFFNLIIIAGIYSLVGFEVTPAAVIGLLTILGFVLYDNVVVFDKVEENTRGVLHLTRRTYGEQANLAANQTLMRSINTTIIGVLPIVSMLVIAVWLLGVGTLKDLALVQLVGMIVGAYTSIFFAVPLLVSIKERYGPVAKHTRRVLSRRADVANARIGALAAERATAASARAREAAAAADAPAVPRPGARPSGKRTKRRN, encoded by the coding sequence ATGAGCAACTCCACTCCGGTCCTCGACGACGCCGCGGTCGACGAACCGATCGAGGAGGGGCCGCATCACGGCTTCTTCGAGCGGCTCTACACCGGCACCGGCGGATTCCGGATCGTCAGCCGGCGCCGGTTCTACTACGCGCTGGCGGCGGCGCTGCTGGCAATCTCGCTGCTGAGCATCGGCCTGCGCTGGTTCACCCTCGGCATCGACTTCGTCGGCGGCACCCGCATCCAGATGCCGACCAACGGCACGGTCACCACCTCGCAGGTGGAGGACGTCTACGCGCAGGCCATCGGCCACAAGCCGGTCGCCACCCAGCGGGTCGGCGCGGGATCCGCCGCGGCGATCGAGATCCGTTCCGACACCCTGACCGGGGACCAGCCGCAGAAGGTGCAGGACGCGCTGTTCTCGGCCTTCCACCCGAAGGACGGCAGCGGCACGGTGAGCCGCAACACGATCAGCATCGCCGAGATCAGCTCCACCTGGGGTGGTGAGGTCACGCGGAAGGCGCTCATCGCGCTGGTCGTATTCGTACTGCTGACCATGATCTACATCTCGATCCGGTTCGAGCGCGACATGGCCTTCGCCTCGATCGCCTCGCTGTTCTTCAACCTGATCATCATCGCGGGCATCTATTCGCTGGTCGGGTTCGAGGTCACCCCGGCGGCGGTGATCGGCCTGCTGACCATCCTCGGCTTCGTGCTGTACGACAACGTGGTCGTCTTCGACAAGGTCGAGGAGAACACCCGCGGCGTCCTGCATCTGACCCGGCGCACCTACGGTGAGCAGGCCAACCTGGCGGCCAACCAGACGCTGATGCGGTCGATCAACACCACGATCATCGGTGTGCTGCCGATCGTCTCGATGCTGGTGATCGCGGTGTGGCTGCTCGGCGTGGGCACGCTGAAGGATCTGGCGCTGGTACAGCTGGTGGGCATGATCGTCGGCGCCTACACGTCGATCTTCTTCGCGGTGCCGCTGCTGGTTTCGATCAAGGAGCGCTACGGCCCGGTCGCCAAGCACACCAGGCGGGTGCTGTCGAGGCGGGCCGACGTCGCCAACGCGCGGATCGGCGCACTGGCCGCCGAGCGCGCCACCGCGGCCAGCGCTCGTGCCCGCGAGGCGGCCGCCGCCGCCGACGCGCCCGCCGTGCCGAGACCCGGTGCGAGGCCCAGCGGGAAGCGGACCAAGAGAAGGAACTGA
- the secD gene encoding protein translocase subunit SecD — protein MPPSKGQGHPLRLIGVYAALVALIYALIFFTADKSPQAKLGIDLQGGTRVTLTARTPDGGKPSQDSLKKAQQIIESRVNGLGVSGSEVRVDGDNVVITVPGADGAQAKSLATTAKLYVRPVLQSGAAQRGAAGTAPQQQTPPQQQAPVPATDAPVPGAAPPADPLAPPPGEQPAPAAAPVPAPPVAGPAPTEAVPDDSAGPAAQNRVFPAQAPEPVPAPEEPVPAPAPAASTAPVPAPATGAPVTSTPAPAPAGDLSPQQRAQKEIADAKTLRQSTDPQIQALAMQSLDCSKPDPLAGNDDPNLPLVACSTDGTGVYLLDKSKLDGQEIDGATANLNQQSSQWVVDVTFKSGGAKTWGQLTSDYYQKQLAFTLDSQVVSAPQVQAAGQVGGNTEISGKFSQTQAKELANTLKYGSLPLSFATSEAETVSATLGLSSLHAGLIAGGIGLIAVLLYCLAYYRMLGFLAGFSLVASGFAVYGIIVLLGRWIHFTLDLAGIAGLIIGIGMTADSFVVFFERIKDEMREGRSFRSAVPRGWARAQRTNLSGKTVSLIASVVLYILAAGQVKGFAFTLGLTTVLDVIVLYLVTAPLMMMASRAPFFAKPSVNGLGAVQQIARERKVGARVPAGKEA, from the coding sequence GTGCCACCTTCCAAGGGACAGGGGCATCCGCTGCGACTGATCGGCGTCTACGCGGCGCTCGTGGCGTTGATCTATGCGCTGATCTTCTTCACTGCGGACAAGTCTCCGCAGGCCAAGCTCGGCATCGACCTGCAGGGCGGCACCCGTGTCACCCTCACCGCGCGCACCCCCGACGGGGGTAAGCCGAGCCAGGACAGCCTGAAGAAGGCCCAGCAGATCATCGAGTCCCGGGTCAACGGTCTCGGCGTCTCCGGGTCGGAGGTTCGGGTCGACGGCGACAACGTGGTGATCACGGTGCCCGGCGCGGACGGCGCGCAGGCCAAGTCGCTCGCCACCACCGCCAAGCTGTACGTCCGGCCGGTCCTACAGTCCGGCGCGGCCCAGCGTGGCGCGGCCGGTACCGCACCGCAGCAGCAGACCCCGCCGCAGCAGCAGGCTCCCGTACCGGCCACCGACGCACCCGTCCCGGGGGCGGCCCCGCCGGCGGATCCGCTCGCGCCGCCGCCGGGCGAACAGCCCGCCCCGGCCGCGGCGCCCGTCCCGGCCCCGCCGGTCGCCGGTCCGGCGCCCACCGAGGCGGTCCCCGACGACAGCGCCGGGCCCGCGGCACAGAACCGGGTGTTCCCGGCCCAGGCCCCCGAACCGGTTCCGGCGCCGGAGGAACCCGTTCCCGCGCCCGCCCCGGCGGCGAGCACCGCGCCCGTCCCCGCCCCGGCCACCGGCGCCCCGGTCACCTCGACGCCGGCCCCCGCGCCGGCCGGTGATCTGAGCCCGCAGCAGCGCGCGCAGAAGGAGATCGCCGACGCGAAGACGTTGCGGCAGAGCACCGATCCGCAGATCCAGGCGCTGGCGATGCAGTCGCTGGACTGCAGCAAGCCGGATCCGCTGGCGGGCAACGACGATCCGAATCTGCCGCTGGTCGCCTGCTCGACCGACGGCACCGGCGTGTACCTGCTCGACAAGAGCAAGCTCGACGGCCAGGAGATCGACGGCGCCACCGCGAATCTGAACCAGCAGTCGTCGCAGTGGGTCGTCGACGTGACCTTCAAGTCCGGCGGCGCCAAGACCTGGGGTCAGCTGACCTCGGACTACTACCAGAAGCAGCTGGCGTTCACCCTGGACTCGCAGGTGGTCAGCGCGCCGCAGGTGCAGGCGGCCGGTCAGGTCGGCGGTAACACCGAGATCTCCGGCAAGTTCAGTCAGACCCAGGCCAAGGAACTGGCCAACACGCTGAAGTACGGCTCGCTGCCGCTGTCGTTCGCGACCTCGGAGGCCGAGACGGTCTCGGCCACCCTGGGCCTGTCGTCGCTGCACGCCGGCCTGATCGCGGGTGGTATCGGCCTGATCGCGGTGCTGCTGTACTGCCTCGCCTACTACCGGATGCTCGGCTTCCTGGCCGGATTCTCGCTCGTCGCTTCGGGTTTCGCGGTGTACGGGATCATCGTGCTGCTGGGCCGGTGGATCCACTTCACGCTGGATCTCGCCGGTATCGCGGGTCTGATCATCGGTATCGGTATGACCGCCGACTCGTTCGTGGTGTTCTTCGAACGCATCAAGGACGAGATGCGCGAGGGCCGCAGCTTCCGTTCGGCGGTGCCGCGCGGCTGGGCACGCGCGCAGCGCACCAACCTCTCGGGTAAGACGGTCAGCCTGATCGCCTCCGTGGTCCTCTACATCCTGGCCGCCGGACAGGTGAAGGGCTTCGCGTTCACCCTCGGCCTGACCACCGTCCTCGACGTGATCGTGCTCTATCTGGTCACCGCGCCGCTGATGATGATGGCCTCGCGGGCGCCGTTCTTCGCGAAGCCCTCGGTCAACGGTCTCGGCGCCGTGCAGCAGATCGCCCGCGAACGCAAGGTCGGCGCCCGCGTGCCGGCGGGGAAGGAAGCGTAA